A part of Micromonospora chersina genomic DNA contains:
- a CDS encoding zinc ribbon domain-containing protein, with product MDGRERERTYHCEACGLIMDRDRNASLNLAAVPTECRGCRRRAPW from the coding sequence CTGGACGGTCGGGAACGCGAGCGCACCTACCACTGCGAGGCGTGCGGCCTAATCATGGACCGCGATCGCAACGCCTCACTAAACCTGGCCGCCGTTCCAACGGAATGCCGAGGATGTCGCCGCAGGGCGCCGTGGTGA
- a CDS encoding amino acid transporter, with translation MSVDARDRVRERKKRQLSGWLLADTSARPARTEGPHARPSEHHRHSWWKVMCLTGVDYFSTLGYQPGIAALAAGVLSPIATLVLVLVTLLGALPVYLRVAHDSPHGEGSIAMLVKLLAYWQGKLFVLVLLGFAATDFIITITLSAADATAHIDENPFWPDSLRGHPVIITLLLVALLGGVFLKGFTEAIGIAVGLVGVYLALNAVVVGDALWRVLTHPTMIGDWTTALTAQHGDPLLMVGIALLVFPKLALGLSGFETGVAVMPHVTGDPEDTEEKPTGRIRGTRRLLTTAAVIMSIFLIASSIVTTILIPADEFKPGGPANGRALAYLAHRHLGEVFGTIYDLSTIAILWFAGASAMAGLLNLVPRYLPRYGMAPTWARAVRPLVLVLTAVAFLITVIFDASVDAQGGAYATGVLVLITSAATAVTLSARHRRQNGRTVAFGIITVIFVYTTIANIVERPDGVKIAAAFIAGIIAVSLLSRLFRAFDLRVDTVELDATARQFITDCARRRIRLIAHESSTGNPAEYRDKLAQIVKDNDFPAGSDVIFVEVTVTDPSDFETELHVTGTIVHGRYRLLRLASSSVPNALAALLLHIRDLTHHRPHIYFEWTEGDPAGNFLRYLIFGQGEIAPVTREILRRQEPDPTRRPHVHTG, from the coding sequence GTGAGCGTTGACGCGCGGGACCGGGTACGAGAACGGAAGAAACGCCAGCTCAGCGGCTGGCTGCTGGCCGACACCTCCGCGCGGCCCGCCCGGACCGAGGGTCCCCACGCTCGACCGTCGGAGCACCACCGCCACAGTTGGTGGAAGGTCATGTGCCTCACCGGCGTGGACTACTTCTCCACCCTCGGCTACCAACCGGGCATCGCGGCGCTGGCCGCCGGCGTGCTGTCCCCGATCGCGACCCTGGTACTGGTCCTGGTCACCCTGCTCGGAGCGCTGCCGGTCTACCTGCGGGTCGCGCACGACAGCCCGCACGGCGAAGGCTCCATCGCGATGCTGGTGAAGCTGCTGGCCTACTGGCAGGGCAAGCTGTTCGTGCTGGTGCTGCTCGGCTTCGCCGCGACCGACTTCATCATCACGATCACCCTGTCGGCAGCCGACGCCACCGCGCACATCGACGAGAACCCGTTCTGGCCGGACAGCCTGCGCGGCCACCCGGTGATCATCACGCTGCTGCTGGTGGCGCTGCTCGGCGGGGTATTTCTCAAGGGGTTCACCGAGGCGATCGGCATCGCCGTCGGGCTGGTCGGCGTCTACCTGGCGCTCAACGCGGTCGTGGTCGGCGACGCGCTCTGGCGCGTGCTCACCCATCCCACCATGATCGGTGACTGGACCACCGCACTGACCGCCCAGCACGGCGACCCGCTGCTCATGGTCGGCATCGCGCTGCTCGTCTTTCCCAAGCTCGCGCTCGGCCTGTCCGGCTTCGAGACCGGCGTCGCGGTGATGCCGCACGTCACGGGGGACCCGGAGGACACCGAGGAGAAGCCGACCGGGCGGATCCGCGGCACACGGCGGCTGCTCACCACCGCCGCCGTGATCATGAGTATCTTCCTGATCGCCAGCAGCATCGTCACCACCATCCTTATCCCGGCTGACGAGTTCAAGCCGGGCGGGCCAGCCAACGGGCGGGCCCTGGCGTACCTGGCGCACCGGCACCTCGGCGAGGTGTTCGGCACCATCTACGACCTGTCCACCATCGCGATCCTCTGGTTCGCCGGCGCCTCGGCGATGGCCGGCCTGCTCAACCTGGTCCCGCGCTACCTGCCCCGCTACGGCATGGCCCCCACCTGGGCCCGCGCGGTGCGACCGCTGGTACTGGTGCTCACCGCCGTGGCGTTCCTGATCACGGTGATCTTCGACGCCAGCGTCGACGCCCAGGGCGGCGCCTACGCCACCGGCGTGCTCGTGCTGATCACCTCCGCCGCGACCGCAGTGACGCTCTCCGCCCGGCACCGACGCCAGAACGGCCGCACCGTCGCGTTCGGGATCATCACGGTGATCTTCGTCTACACCACGATCGCGAACATCGTCGAGCGGCCCGACGGCGTCAAGATCGCGGCCGCCTTCATCGCCGGCATCATCGCGGTGTCGCTGCTATCCCGGCTGTTCCGGGCCTTCGACCTCCGGGTCGACACGGTAGAACTGGACGCCACGGCCCGGCAGTTCATCACTGACTGCGCCCGGCGGCGAATTCGGCTCATCGCTCACGAGTCGAGCACGGGGAACCCGGCCGAGTACCGCGACAAACTCGCGCAGATCGTCAAGGACAACGACTTCCCCGCCGGCAGCGACGTCATCTTCGTCGAGGTCACCGTCACCGACCCGTCGGACTTCGAAACCGAGTTGCACGTCACCGGGACGATCGTGCACGGCAGGTACCGGCTGCTCCGGCTGGCCAGCTCGTCCGTGCCCAACGCCCTCGCCGCGCTCCTGCTGCACATCCGCGACCTCACCCACCACCGCCCACACATCTACTTCGAGTGGACTGAGGGAGACCCCGCCGGCAACTTCCTGCGCTACCTGATCTTCGGTCAGGGTGAGATCGCTCCCGTCACGCGCGAGATCCTGCGCCGGCAGGAACCCGACCCGACTCGGCGGCCCCACGTCCACACCGGCTGA
- a CDS encoding DUF4190 domain-containing protein, producing the protein MTYPQPGLEPTRRQPPLPAVLGPYPPVSAPTGAYAPVPAQPYQGRGYPPGMQRLTVQPVLTSGMATASLVLGILGVLGGWCLFGLPCVLAVILGHLALRETRDGMRSGHGMAVAGLVLGYVFVGPMILFTVMVFFGSVLTAATPAP; encoded by the coding sequence ATGACCTACCCGCAGCCCGGCCTCGAGCCCACCCGCCGGCAGCCGCCGCTGCCCGCCGTCCTGGGCCCCTATCCCCCGGTGTCCGCGCCCACCGGCGCGTACGCGCCGGTCCCGGCCCAGCCCTACCAGGGCCGCGGCTACCCGCCGGGCATGCAGCGGCTCACCGTCCAGCCCGTCCTGACCTCGGGCATGGCGACGGCGTCGCTGGTGCTCGGGATCCTCGGCGTGCTCGGCGGCTGGTGCCTGTTCGGCCTGCCGTGCGTCCTGGCCGTCATCCTCGGCCACCTGGCCCTGCGGGAGACCCGCGACGGCATGCGGTCGGGGCACGGCATGGCGGTCGCCGGCCTCGTCCTGGGCTACGTCTTCGTCGGCCCGATGATCCTCTTCACCGTCATGGTCTTCTTCGGCAGCGTCCTGACCGCCGCCACCCCGGCGCCCTGA
- a CDS encoding AAA family ATPase, translated as MNRTDPLVALVFDRLAADRVPDDTAEVVLAALSGEADLDAALAGAPTALEPQRAADEPRERIWLSSVTVAGFRGVGPERTLAIEPGPGLTVVVGRNGSGKSSFAEAVELALTGDSARWADRNSVWRTGWRNLHAGDPCRIAVELRVDGVATPTRVVRSWPSEAELGDAEVAVTSARGTHRDLAELGLARPLELYRPFLTAAELGRLTAGTQSQLFDAISAILGLEAITDADRRLMAAARPVDTTIREVRGQRATLTDTLAGIADDRARRAAALLRTRGAADLAALTAILDEPDEPTDDEAVLLCRRLAAMQLPDADEVTRLAEQLREAAAQARRHDGGRSRASLRSAELLRLAVEHHDDQGDGPCPVCATGRLDGDWRTRAAASLAELRDRTLAAQAAASRLTALLQRAHYLIDDLDVPTGDADGVPVGELHSAVTALRLAPGGPEELADHLSARYPAVLAAAQATQAYAKGLLRQRDTGWQAVAGELRAWIASAVTLPEQERALARLKAARTWLKATGAQLRNQRVAPFAEHSQRIWAQLRQESNVELGAMTLAGMNTRRRVVIPVSVDGADNGTALGVMSQGEMHALGLATFLPRGCAPESPFRFIVVDDPVQSMDPAKVDGLARVLAELAEQRQVVVFTHDTRLPDALARLDLGRSRIVEVTRAERSVVTLRPGSDPVTRYLDDAHALARTEEIASEVRGPVVAELCRSAIEAACHRIVWRRRVARGVPHDDIEAAVVAASRRLTTIVALALFDDANRGGDVLGYLSRRHGSRAVGAYKACKEGVHGAYLFDLPELVSDVRHLAAVLQPPPAAVPAPRDGAEVRS; from the coding sequence ATGAACCGCACCGATCCCCTGGTCGCGCTGGTCTTCGACCGGCTCGCCGCCGACCGCGTACCTGATGACACCGCTGAGGTGGTCCTCGCCGCGCTGAGCGGCGAGGCCGACCTGGACGCGGCGCTCGCCGGCGCGCCGACCGCACTAGAGCCGCAGCGTGCGGCGGACGAGCCGCGGGAGCGGATCTGGCTCTCGTCGGTCACCGTCGCCGGGTTCCGCGGCGTCGGACCGGAGCGCACCCTCGCCATCGAGCCCGGCCCTGGGCTGACCGTGGTGGTGGGCCGCAACGGCTCTGGCAAGTCCAGCTTCGCCGAGGCGGTGGAGCTTGCCCTGACCGGGGACAGCGCGCGCTGGGCGGATCGCAACAGCGTGTGGCGTACCGGGTGGCGCAACTTGCACGCCGGCGATCCGTGCCGGATCGCGGTCGAGCTGCGGGTCGACGGGGTGGCCACGCCCACCCGGGTGGTCCGTTCCTGGCCGTCGGAGGCGGAGCTGGGCGACGCCGAGGTGGCGGTGACCAGCGCGCGCGGCACCCATCGGGACCTCGCTGAGCTGGGGTTGGCCCGGCCGCTGGAGCTGTACCGGCCGTTCCTCACCGCCGCCGAGCTGGGCCGGCTCACCGCCGGCACGCAGAGCCAGCTCTTTGACGCCATCTCCGCGATCCTCGGCCTGGAGGCGATCACCGACGCCGACCGCCGCCTGATGGCCGCCGCGCGCCCCGTCGACACCACCATCAGGGAGGTACGCGGACAGCGCGCCACCCTGACCGACACCCTCGCCGGGATCGCCGACGACCGGGCCCGGCGGGCCGCCGCGCTGCTGCGCACCCGGGGCGCGGCCGACCTGGCGGCGCTGACCGCGATCCTCGACGAGCCGGACGAGCCGACCGACGACGAGGCGGTGCTGCTGTGCCGGCGGCTGGCGGCGATGCAGCTGCCCGACGCCGACGAGGTGACCCGCCTCGCCGAGCAGCTGAGGGAGGCCGCCGCGCAGGCGCGCCGGCACGACGGTGGCCGTTCGCGGGCGTCGCTGCGCAGCGCCGAGCTGCTCCGGCTGGCCGTCGAGCACCACGACGACCAGGGCGACGGGCCGTGCCCGGTCTGCGCGACCGGCCGCCTCGACGGCGACTGGCGGACCAGGGCGGCCGCGTCCCTGGCGGAGCTGCGCGACCGTACCCTCGCCGCCCAGGCCGCCGCGTCCCGGCTGACCGCGCTGCTGCAACGGGCCCACTACCTGATCGACGACCTGGACGTGCCCACCGGCGACGCCGACGGGGTGCCCGTCGGCGAGCTGCACTCGGCGGTGACGGCGCTGCGGCTGGCGCCGGGCGGGCCGGAGGAGCTGGCCGACCACCTGAGCGCCCGGTACCCGGCGGTGCTCGCGGCGGCGCAGGCCACGCAGGCGTACGCGAAGGGTCTGCTCCGCCAGCGCGACACCGGCTGGCAGGCGGTGGCCGGCGAGCTGCGGGCCTGGATCGCGTCGGCCGTAACCCTGCCGGAGCAGGAACGCGCCCTGGCCCGGTTGAAGGCCGCGCGGACGTGGCTGAAGGCGACCGGGGCGCAGCTGCGCAACCAGCGGGTGGCGCCGTTCGCCGAGCACTCGCAGCGGATCTGGGCGCAGCTACGGCAGGAGAGCAACGTCGAGCTGGGCGCCATGACCCTGGCGGGCATGAACACCCGGCGGCGGGTGGTGATCCCGGTCAGCGTGGACGGCGCGGACAACGGCACCGCCCTCGGGGTGATGAGCCAGGGCGAGATGCACGCCCTCGGGCTGGCGACTTTCCTGCCGCGCGGCTGCGCGCCGGAGAGCCCGTTCCGGTTCATCGTCGTCGACGACCCCGTGCAGAGCATGGACCCGGCCAAGGTCGACGGGCTGGCCCGGGTGCTCGCCGAACTAGCCGAGCAGCGGCAGGTGGTCGTCTTCACCCACGACACCCGGCTCCCCGACGCCCTCGCCCGCCTCGACCTCGGACGGTCACGCATCGTCGAGGTGACCCGCGCGGAACGGTCGGTGGTGACCCTGCGGCCCGGCTCCGACCCCGTGACCCGCTACCTCGACGACGCGCACGCCCTGGCCCGCACCGAGGAAATCGCCTCCGAGGTGCGCGGGCCGGTCGTGGCGGAGTTGTGCCGCTCGGCGATCGAGGCGGCCTGCCACCGGATCGTGTGGCGGCGGCGAGTGGCGCGAGGTGTGCCGCACGACGACATCGAGGCGGCCGTCGTGGCCGCGTCCCGGCGGCTCACCACCATCGTCGCGCTGGCGCTGTTCGACGACGCCAACCGGGGCGGTGACGTGCTCGGGTACCTGAGTCGCCGGCACGGGTCGCGTGCCGTGGGCGCGTACAAGGCGTGCAAGGAAGGCGTGCACGGGGCGTACCTGTTCGACCTGCCCGAGCTGGTCTCCGACGTCCGGCACCTGGCGGCGGTGTTGCAACCCCCACCGGCTGCCGTGCCCGCGCCCCGCGACGGCGCTGAGGTGCGGTCATGA
- a CDS encoding winged helix-turn-helix transcriptional regulator, whose product MTPPAGPAGPDTDAVIALTGRFADRDAWQAEGWCRIEHALELIGTRSAMILMREIYYGGRRFDELARRTGLTEAVAAKRLKQLVADGLLQRRPYQEPGKRTRYEYVLTELGRELFPVLVALLQWGERLGRDGGVELVHAGCGSPLGVVVKCAEGHEVALPDTAARLVMDGNGSGLP is encoded by the coding sequence ATGACACCGCCAGCCGGGCCGGCCGGGCCCGACACCGATGCCGTCATCGCCTTGACCGGGCGCTTCGCCGATCGCGACGCGTGGCAGGCGGAGGGCTGGTGCCGCATCGAGCACGCGCTGGAGCTGATCGGCACCCGGTCGGCGATGATCTTGATGCGCGAGATCTACTACGGCGGCCGTCGCTTCGACGAACTGGCCCGGCGTACGGGCCTGACGGAGGCGGTGGCCGCCAAACGGCTCAAGCAGCTGGTCGCCGACGGTCTGCTGCAGCGACGGCCCTACCAGGAACCGGGCAAGCGGACCAGGTACGAGTACGTCCTCACCGAACTGGGCCGAGAGCTCTTTCCCGTGCTCGTCGCTCTGCTGCAGTGGGGGGAGCGGCTCGGTCGGGACGGCGGCGTCGAACTCGTGCACGCCGGCTGCGGGAGTCCGCTCGGCGTCGTGGTGAAGTGCGCAGAGGGGCACGAGGTGGCGCTACCCGACACCGCCGCCCGGCTGGTGATGGACGGAAACGGCAGCGGCCTCCCATGA
- a CDS encoding DUF1206 domain-containing protein, translating into MSSLSSRARGAVSRAADNPGLEHLTRAGFIGYGILHLLFAWVIARVASGGPSADRDQSGAMQEIADEPFGLALILAIVVGLVAMAVWQVLEMFRGRLLTERMASAGRAAFYLYLAFSGIKVLRGKKSSSADTQQDTAEGLLASSGGRVTVITAGLILAGIGGWLAFVGFTGRFEKHLRVGEMAAGTRRLVRRLGAAGFVAKGLAYGIAGALFVIAAWRYDPDKARGLDAALRTLAGEAYGTGLLLVIAVGFAAYGLFALTEARYRKV; encoded by the coding sequence ATGTCATCGCTGTCCTCGCGGGCTCGCGGCGCCGTCTCCCGCGCAGCCGACAACCCTGGCCTGGAGCACCTCACCCGGGCCGGCTTCATCGGCTACGGAATCCTGCACCTGCTCTTCGCCTGGGTGATCGCGCGGGTCGCCTCGGGTGGGCCGAGCGCCGACCGCGACCAATCCGGCGCCATGCAGGAGATCGCCGACGAGCCGTTCGGGCTGGCGCTCATCCTGGCGATCGTCGTCGGGCTGGTGGCCATGGCAGTCTGGCAGGTGCTGGAGATGTTCCGGGGGCGCTTGCTGACCGAGCGGATGGCGTCGGCCGGCAGGGCCGCGTTCTACCTCTACCTTGCCTTCAGCGGGATCAAGGTGCTGCGCGGCAAGAAGTCGTCGAGCGCCGACACCCAGCAGGACACCGCCGAGGGTCTCCTCGCCTCGAGCGGCGGGCGCGTCACGGTCATCACGGCGGGGCTGATTCTGGCCGGGATCGGCGGATGGCTGGCATTCGTCGGGTTCACCGGGCGTTTCGAGAAGCACCTGCGGGTCGGCGAGATGGCGGCCGGGACGCGGCGGCTCGTGCGCCGGCTCGGCGCGGCCGGTTTCGTGGCCAAGGGCCTGGCGTACGGGATCGCCGGCGCGCTGTTCGTCATCGCGGCATGGCGGTACGACCCGGACAAGGCACGCGGACTCGACGCGGCGCTGCGGACGCTGGCCGGCGAGGCGTACGGCACCGGCCTGCTGCTCGTGATCGCGGTCGGCTTCGCGGCGTACGGCCTGTTCGCGCTGACCGAGGCCCGCTACCGCAAGGTCTGA
- a CDS encoding beta-propeller domain-containing protein, giving the protein MGLALVASLSLISGCTAEAVPTPRRDGGVPAGGFRLVAFDSCGQAMRQLKTAAKAYVGPWGFGPGGDFRTFGRAEQAGVPAAAKQADAVPEANAAGAGTPGHSGTNTHEAGVDEPDLVKTDGKRIVSVTRGKLYVIDPATRRLTGELELAPGADGWTDGSLLLHGDRALVLLREGWAAIAKPAIPEGRPAAAGPARGDIVGPRLVMVDLAGAPKVIGEYRIDGSLVDARQVGTMVRVVVRSAPRLTFPHRERATDAQRTAANREIIDRSTVDDWVPRYEVTSGERTSTGRVGCERVSRPASYSGTSLVTVLSFDLAAAMLGAGDPVTVLADGDTVYSTGDRLYVANDQRWRVLPMLTARDVAPDPRDETTEIYQFDTGGAGAPRYVAAATVPGWLVNQYAMSEWDGHLRVATTRGRTWGTKPDSTSSVYVLRADGSTLAQVGKVTGLGRGERIHAVRFVGGTGYVVTFRQTDPLYTVDLRDPTAPKVSGELKINGYSAYLHPVGEGRLLGVGQEATDQGRVQGTQLSLFDVADPVEPSRIAQYHVRQGHSEAEFDPHAFLYWPAERLVVVPLTVHGSAAVGKPGLPSNLALALRVGDGGFTEAGTVDHTLGGGPPGDVVMIRRSLVVDGVLWTVSDAGLKATSLTTMKTLGWLRTA; this is encoded by the coding sequence ATGGGGCTGGCTCTGGTCGCCAGCCTGTCGCTGATCAGCGGGTGTACGGCGGAGGCGGTTCCCACGCCACGTCGGGACGGGGGAGTGCCGGCCGGCGGGTTCCGGCTCGTCGCGTTCGACTCCTGCGGGCAGGCGATGCGGCAGCTCAAGACAGCGGCCAAGGCGTACGTCGGGCCCTGGGGGTTCGGGCCGGGCGGGGACTTCCGTACCTTCGGCCGGGCGGAACAGGCCGGAGTGCCCGCAGCGGCGAAGCAGGCGGACGCGGTGCCCGAGGCCAACGCGGCCGGAGCCGGAACCCCCGGCCACTCGGGCACGAACACACACGAGGCCGGGGTCGACGAACCGGACCTGGTCAAGACCGACGGCAAGCGGATCGTCAGCGTCACCCGGGGCAAGCTGTACGTGATCGACCCGGCCACCCGGCGGCTGACCGGAGAGTTGGAGCTGGCGCCCGGTGCCGACGGCTGGACCGACGGCAGTCTCCTCCTCCACGGCGACCGGGCGCTCGTGCTGCTCCGCGAGGGGTGGGCCGCGATCGCGAAACCGGCCATCCCCGAGGGGCGGCCCGCCGCAGCCGGTCCGGCCCGCGGCGACATCGTCGGTCCACGCCTGGTCATGGTGGACCTCGCCGGGGCGCCGAAAGTCATCGGCGAGTACCGGATCGACGGCAGTCTGGTGGACGCCCGCCAGGTCGGCACGATGGTCCGGGTCGTGGTCCGATCCGCGCCCCGGCTGACGTTCCCGCACCGGGAACGGGCCACCGACGCGCAGCGCACCGCCGCCAACCGCGAGATCATCGACAGGTCCACGGTCGACGACTGGGTGCCCCGGTACGAGGTCACCTCCGGGGAACGAACCAGCACGGGACGGGTCGGCTGCGAACGGGTGAGCCGGCCGGCCAGCTACTCCGGTACCTCGCTGGTGACCGTGCTCAGCTTCGACCTCGCGGCGGCCATGCTCGGCGCTGGCGACCCGGTAACCGTGCTGGCCGACGGCGACACGGTCTACAGCACCGGAGACCGGCTGTACGTCGCCAACGACCAGCGCTGGCGGGTGCTGCCCATGCTCACCGCCCGCGACGTCGCACCCGATCCCAGGGACGAGACCACGGAGATCTACCAGTTCGACACCGGGGGAGCGGGCGCACCGCGGTACGTCGCTGCCGCCACCGTTCCGGGTTGGCTGGTCAACCAGTACGCCATGTCGGAGTGGGACGGGCATCTGCGGGTCGCCACCACCCGTGGCCGTACCTGGGGCACCAAGCCCGACTCGACGTCCAGCGTGTACGTCCTGCGCGCCGACGGCTCGACACTGGCCCAGGTCGGCAAGGTCACCGGACTGGGCAGGGGGGAACGGATCCACGCCGTACGGTTCGTCGGCGGCACCGGGTACGTCGTCACGTTCCGGCAGACCGACCCGCTCTACACCGTCGACCTGCGTGATCCGACCGCGCCCAAGGTGAGCGGGGAACTGAAGATCAACGGGTATTCGGCGTATCTGCACCCGGTCGGCGAAGGACGGCTGCTCGGCGTCGGGCAGGAGGCGACCGACCAGGGCCGGGTCCAGGGCACCCAGCTCTCGCTCTTCGACGTCGCCGATCCGGTCGAGCCGAGCCGGATCGCGCAGTACCACGTCCGGCAGGGGCACTCCGAAGCGGAGTTCGACCCGCACGCCTTCCTCTACTGGCCGGCCGAACGCCTGGTCGTGGTCCCCCTGACAGTCCACGGCTCTGCCGCCGTGGGCAAGCCGGGCCTGCCGAGCAATCTGGCGCTGGCGTTGCGGGTCGGCGACGGCGGATTCACCGAGGCCGGCACCGTCGACCACACACTCGGCGGCGGACCTCCCGGGGACGTGGTGATGATCCGGCGGTCACTGGTGGTCGACGGCGTGCTCTGGACCGTGTCCGACGCCGGCCTCAAGGCGACCAGCCTCACCACCATGAAGACCCTCGGTTGGCTGCGTACGGCGTGA
- a CDS encoding DUF2267 domain-containing protein, which produces MEYEDFINAVATRAKVSTDQAATLTGVTLETLADRISAGQAEDLAYQLPDRLAGHLTRPLGGEMATAFGLDEFVRRVGDRPEIDRALAGAGVRAVLTTLREAVTRDEFENAMAQLPEEFSQVIEPVGAGGGRRRSS; this is translated from the coding sequence GTGGAATACGAGGATTTCATCAACGCCGTGGCCACGCGGGCGAAGGTGTCGACCGATCAGGCGGCGACACTGACCGGCGTGACGTTGGAGACGTTGGCGGATCGGATCAGCGCCGGCCAGGCTGAGGACCTCGCCTATCAGCTTCCGGATCGACTCGCCGGACACCTGACCAGACCGCTCGGAGGGGAGATGGCCACCGCGTTCGGGCTCGACGAGTTCGTGCGGCGGGTGGGGGATCGCCCGGAGATCGACCGTGCACTCGCCGGTGCCGGGGTCCGCGCGGTGCTCACCACCCTACGTGAGGCTGTAACCCGAGACGAGTTCGAGAACGCCATGGCCCAACTTCCCGAGGAGTTCTCGCAGGTGATCGAACCGGTGGGGGCCGGTGGCGGGCGGCGCCGCAGCTCGTAG
- a CDS encoding MFS transporter, producing MTEARRRWFALFVVCLGVMMTFVNVSSTISALPPIQDDLRMSASTLVWASSAFSLAVVSLVLSAGTLSDLLGRRRVFCYGVVLFTLGSALAFAAPNSGVLITAQAVMGVGAAAVLPSSLSIVSHAFTDHHERTGAISIWASCAGLGLAIGPLVAGALLDQTSWHAVYLTNLVVGVLALVLAPLFVAESRHPTRRLDPAGVLLGTIAIASATYAIIQGGASGYDQAPIILAYVVFGVSLVAFVRLELRHHDPMLDLRLFKSASFATVMAVSAVTMFGFVGISLLTVLYLERIAHASALETGVKLLPMFVPYIVVSALAGRVARRVGIASVLAAGLFLMGAGALALLMVGPSSGYGAMWPGLLAAGVGSALLVAPSTAAAVNSVPPLQAGMAAGSVNMFRQLGSVLGPSILGTLATTHFPTYLGEQLATAGVPSDTAGAVAAGATHAGSTGQLPAPLAHALSLAAPRAFTDALHLGWLVGGVVLLVMVIPTVLFVRRPAATS from the coding sequence ATGACCGAGGCACGGCGGCGCTGGTTCGCCCTCTTCGTCGTCTGCCTGGGCGTGATGATGACCTTCGTCAACGTCTCGTCGACCATCTCGGCGCTGCCGCCGATCCAGGACGACCTGCGCATGTCCGCCAGCACGCTGGTCTGGGCGAGCAGTGCCTTCAGCCTCGCCGTGGTGAGCCTGGTCCTCTCCGCCGGCACGCTGAGCGACCTACTCGGGCGGCGCCGGGTCTTCTGCTACGGCGTGGTTCTCTTCACGCTCGGCAGCGCGCTCGCCTTCGCCGCGCCGAACTCGGGTGTGCTCATCACGGCCCAGGCCGTGATGGGCGTCGGCGCCGCGGCCGTGTTGCCGTCGAGCCTGTCGATCGTGAGTCACGCCTTCACCGACCACCACGAGCGGACCGGCGCCATCAGTATCTGGGCCAGCTGCGCAGGTCTCGGCCTGGCGATCGGGCCGCTCGTGGCGGGCGCGCTCCTCGACCAGACCTCCTGGCACGCGGTCTACCTCACCAACCTCGTCGTCGGGGTGCTCGCCCTCGTGCTCGCCCCCCTGTTCGTGGCAGAGAGCAGGCACCCGACCCGACGACTCGATCCCGCCGGCGTGCTGCTTGGCACCATCGCGATCGCGTCGGCGACCTACGCCATCATCCAGGGGGGCGCCAGCGGCTACGACCAAGCCCCGATCATCCTGGCTTACGTGGTTTTCGGCGTCTCGCTGGTGGCCTTCGTCCGGCTCGAACTCCGTCACCACGACCCCATGCTGGACCTGCGGCTGTTCAAGAGCGCCTCGTTCGCGACCGTGATGGCCGTCAGCGCCGTCACCATGTTCGGCTTCGTCGGCATCTCCCTGCTCACCGTCCTCTACCTGGAACGGATCGCCCACGCGAGCGCCCTGGAGACCGGAGTGAAGCTGCTCCCCATGTTCGTCCCATACATCGTCGTCAGCGCACTTGCCGGACGCGTGGCCCGCCGCGTCGGCATCGCCTCCGTGCTCGCCGCGGGGCTCTTCCTCATGGGCGCCGGGGCCCTCGCGCTGCTGATGGTCGGCCCGTCCAGCGGTTACGGGGCGATGTGGCCGGGGCTGCTCGCCGCAGGCGTCGGCTCGGCGCTGCTGGTGGCGCCGTCGACCGCCGCCGCCGTCAACAGCGTGCCGCCGCTGCAGGCCGGCATGGCCGCCGGCTCGGTCAACATGTTCCGCCAGCTCGGCAGCGTGCTCGGCCCGAGCATCCTCGGCACCCTCGCGACGACCCACTTCCCGACGTACCTGGGTGAACAGCTTGCGACGGCCGGAGTGCCGTCCGACACGGCCGGAGCGGTCGCCGCGGGAGCCACACACGCCGGCAGCACGGGTCAGCTCCCGGCCCCGCTGGCACACGCGCTCTCCCTGGCCGCGCCGCGTGCCTTCACCGACGCCCTTCACCTCGGCTGGCTCGTCGGCGGCGTCGTCCTGCTCGTCATGGTGATCCCGACAGTGCTGTTCGTCCGGCGCCCCGCCGCGACTTCCTGA